One genomic segment of Pseudomonas sp. p1(2021b) includes these proteins:
- the tuf gene encoding elongation factor Tu — translation MAKEKFDRSLPHVNVGTIGHVDHGKTTLTAALTRVCSEVFGSAVVEFDKIDSAPEEKARGITINTAHVEYNSNIRHYAHVDCPGHADYVKNMITGAAQMDGAILVCSAADGPMPQTREHILLSRQVGVPYIVVFLNKADLVDDAELLELVEMEVRDLLSTYDFPGDDTPIIIGSARMALEGKDDNEMGTSAVKKLVETLDAYIPEPVRAVDQPFLMPIEDVFSISGRGTVVTGRIERGIVRVQDPLEIVGLRPTTNTTCTGVEMFRKLLDEGRAGENCGVLLRGTKRDEVERGQVLVKPGSVKPHTKFTAEVYVLSKEEGGRHTPFFKGYRPQFYFRTTDVTGNCELPEGVEMVMPGDNIQMTVTLIKTIAMEDGLRFAIREGGRTVGAGVVAKIIE, via the coding sequence GTGGCTAAAGAAAAATTTGATCGTTCCCTTCCCCACGTTAACGTCGGCACCATCGGCCACGTTGACCACGGTAAGACCACTCTGACCGCAGCTCTGACTCGCGTCTGCTCCGAAGTTTTCGGTTCGGCAGTCGTTGAGTTCGACAAGATCGACTCGGCTCCGGAAGAAAAAGCGCGCGGTATCACCATCAACACCGCTCACGTCGAGTACAACTCGAACATTCGTCACTACGCTCACGTTGACTGCCCAGGTCACGCTGACTACGTGAAGAACATGATCACCGGTGCTGCCCAGATGGACGGCGCGATCCTGGTTTGCTCGGCCGCCGATGGTCCGATGCCACAAACCCGTGAGCACATCCTGCTGTCCCGTCAGGTAGGCGTTCCTTACATCGTGGTCTTCCTGAACAAGGCCGACCTGGTAGACGACGCTGAGCTGCTGGAACTGGTCGAGATGGAAGTTCGCGACCTGCTGTCCACCTACGACTTCCCAGGCGACGACACCCCGATCATCATCGGTTCGGCTCGTATGGCGCTGGAAGGCAAAGACGACAACGAAATGGGTACCAGCGCTGTCAAGAAGCTGGTTGAAACTCTGGATGCCTACATCCCTGAGCCAGTTCGTGCCGTTGACCAGCCGTTCCTGATGCCGATCGAAGACGTGTTCTCGATCTCGGGTCGTGGTACCGTAGTTACCGGTCGTATCGAGCGTGGTATCGTCCGCGTTCAGGATCCGCTGGAAATCGTTGGTCTGCGTCCGACCACCAACACCACCTGCACCGGCGTTGAGATGTTCCGCAAGCTGCTGGACGAAGGTCGTGCTGGCGAGAACTGCGGCGTGCTGCTGCGCGGCACCAAGCGTGACGAAGTCGAGCGTGGTCAGGTTCTGGTCAAGCCGGGTTCGGTCAAGCCGCACACCAAGTTCACCGCAGAAGTCTACGTTCTGTCGAAGGAAGAAGGCGGCCGTCACACTCCGTTCTTCAAAGGCTACCGTCCTCAGTTCTACTTCCGTACCACTGACGTGACCGGTAACTGCGAACTGCCGGAAGGCGTTGAAATGGTAATGCCAGGTGACAACATTCAGATGACTGTCACCCTGATCAAGACCATCGCAATGGAAGACGGTCTGCGCTTCGCTATCCGTGAAGGCGGTCGTACCGTCGGCGCCGGCGTCGTAGCCAAAATCATCGAGTAA
- the rpsJ gene encoding 30S ribosomal protein S10, with translation MQNQQIRIRLKAFDHRLIDQSTQEIVETAKRTGAQVRGPIPLPTRKERFTVLVSPHVNKDARDQYEIRTHKRVLDIVQPTDKTVDALMKLDLAAGVEVQISLG, from the coding sequence ATGCAAAATCAGCAAATCCGTATCAGGTTGAAGGCATTTGACCATCGCCTGATCGACCAATCCACCCAGGAAATCGTGGAAACCGCGAAACGTACTGGTGCACAAGTGCGTGGTCCAATTCCACTGCCAACCCGCAAAGAGCGTTTCACCGTTCTGGTTTCCCCGCACGTCAACAAAGACGCGCGTGACCAGTACGAGATTCGCACTCATAAGCGTGTTCTGGACATCGTCCAGCCGACGGATAAAACCGTTGACGCGCTGATGAAGCTTGATCTCGCGGCAGGCGTGGAAGTACAGATCAGCCTCGGCTAA